The region GATCTTCCACCAGCAGCACCTGAATCATGCGGCTCCTCCTTTCATGGCTATGTCACCGGCAGCCGCAGGGTAAACACCGTCTTGCCCAGCGGGGAACGGCTGTACTGAACGCTGCCCTGGTGGGCCTGCAACACCTGCCGGGTCAGATACAGACCCAGCCCCGAGCTGCCCTGACCGCCCAGCCCAGACGTCCCGCTTCCGCCCCGGAACCGCTGAAACAGCCGCGCCTCACCCTCACGGCTCAGCCCTGGCCCCTCGTCGATGATCCGCAGCTCTGCCTGCTCACCCAGCGTATCCCGGTCGAGCAGCAGGGTCACTGTGCCGCCGGGGGGGCTGAATTTGATGGCGTTATCCAGAATATTCTGAATGGCTCGCCGCAGTTCACCTTTTTGCCCCAGGACGCGCAGGCCAACTTCGGCCCGGGTTTCGAGCGCGATGCCCTGCGTCGCGGCCAGCGGACGGACCTGCGCGACCACCTGAAGCGCCAGTTCGCGCAGATCCAGCGGCAGCGGATCAGGACTGGGCTCGCCCGCCTCGTACTTGGCCACCAGCAGCAGTTTCTCGGCCAGATCCAGCAGCGTCTGATTGGCATGCAGTCCGTGGGTCAGGGTCTCGCGGTATGCTTCCGGCAGCGGGCCATACGCCCCTTTGAGCGCATTGTTCATGCTCAGCGCGTTTGCCATCAGCGGTGTTCGCAGGTCGTGGCTGAAGGCGTACACGAGGTCACGGATGACGGTGTTGTGGTGTTCCAGCCGCGCCTGTTGCCTCTGCATCTCTTCCTGGAGATGGGTGCGTTCCAGCTGGGGTCCCAGAACCGCAATCGCCTCTTCAAGCCGGGCCACCTCGATTTCAGGATGATCGAAGATCAGCAGCAGATCTTCCTGCTGAGGACGCGGCAGCCTCGCCAGCAGCATCTCGCCGCCCAGAATGCCCCACACCGCCCCTGTGCCCGCCGGACGGGTCAGGTACACGGCGGGCAGCCGGGCATTGAGCGCGGGAAGGTGCTCTGGCGGCCCGTGTTCGGATTCATGCGCTCCGTGTGACACGGCGTAGGGCGCTCGCAGGGTGGCCTGCTGAAGCCCGCCGACCACCACACTTCTAGAACCTGTAAAGGCCCGTATCGCCTGCGCCATGCGTTCCACGAAGGCCGCCTGATCGAAGGGACCGCTGACGGCTTCGAGCAGCTGCCTCAGGGCGTGTTCATGCACCGCCCGCTGCTCTTCCAGTTCCAGCTGAGCGGCCCGGTTGCTCGCCGCCCGGAACCGCAGGGTCAGTGAGCCGACCAGCAGGGCCGCCAGCAGCGAGAGCACGCGGTTGGCGATGTCATAAGGGTTCCAGCCGCCTGTGGTCGCCGCATTGATGCTTCCGGCGATCACGTTCCCGACCATCACGAGCACGATCATCAGGCGGGTGGCATACGGCGATCCGGCCAGTCCGGACAGCGCGATAGGAGCACTGAAGAGAATGCCGAAAACCAGTCGGGCGGGCGTCAGAGTATCGAGCAGCAGCACCACGACGAAGACCGTGACGCTGAGGGCGGTCGCCTGAGACAGAGCCGGTCGCCAGGCCTGAGGCCCGCTCGGACGACGAACGTGAGTGGCACACACGGTTTACGCTACCTCGCAGCTTCCCGCACCGCTACGGCCACTTGACCAGGGGAGCCCGCCACCTGGCGAGTAGGCGAGCCTTCCGAAACGCAGCACCATGACAGCGATGAATAGTTTCCTGCTGGTGCTGGTGATCTGTGTGAGTGCGTATCTCCTGTATGCCCTCATTCGTCCGGAGAAATTCTGATGCTGGCGATTGTCGCGGGCGCAGGCATTTTCCTGGGACTCTTCCTGCTGTGTGGCCTATTTCTCCGGGCCATCGAACGGCTTTAAGGACACGAGATGACGACCTTTCTGACCTTCGGACTGACCTTCCTGCTGGCGTGGCCGCTCGGCCTGTATATCGCCCGCTTCATGCGCGGGGAACGTACGTTTCTCGATGTCCTGAAGCCGCTGGAACACGCTTTTTACCGCCTGATGGGGGTGCGCTTCCACCCCGACGGCACGGCGCAGGGCATGGACTGGAAGGGCTATGCCCGGGCGCTGCTGTTCTCGAACCTGCTGGTCGGGCTGGCTGCATTCCTGATCTACGTGTTTCAGGCGGGTCTGCCGCTCAATCCCGACAAGGTCGCCGGGATGCCGTGGTATGTGGCGCTCAATACCGCTGCCAGCTTTATTACCAACACCAACTGGCAGAACTATTCCGGGCAGTCGCAGCTGAGTTATCTGTCGCAGATGGTGGGAATCACAGCTCTCCAGATCATGACGCCTGCCGCTGGCATGGCTGTGATGTTCGCGCTGCTGCGTGGCTTGATGGGTGGTCAGGGCGGTCAGCCGGGCAATCTGGGTAACTATTTCGTGGATATCACCCGGCTGACGACGCGCCTGCTGGTGCCCGTTGCGTTCGTGGTGGCGCTGCTGCTCACGTGGCAGGGTGTCCCCAGCACCTTCAGCGGAGCGAAAACCGCGAATTTGCTGCAGCCGCAGACGGTCACGGTGGACAACAGGCAGCAGACCGTCAGCCTCCAGACGATTCCGGTCGGCCCGGTTGCGGCGCTGGTCGCCATCAAACAGATCGGCACCAACGGCGGCGGCTGGTATGGCCCCAACAGCGCCGTTCCGCTGGAAAATCCTACCCCGCTGAGCAATCTGATCGAGTGCATCTCGCTGATCCTGATTCCCGTCGCTCTGATCTTTGCGCTGGGCCGGTTTCTGCGCCGCCCACGGTTCGGCGTCATGATTCTGGGGATCATGAGCATGCTGGCCGCAGTGCTCACCTTCTCGGCCATCATGGCAGAACGTGCGCCCAACGCGGCTCTTCGTGGTCTGGCGGCGGCTGGCCCCAATCTGGAAGGCAAGGAAGTGCGCTTTGGAGCCGACGCGACGGCGCTGTGGGCGTCTCTGACCACCAGCACCAGCAACGGCTCGGTCAACGGCATGCATGATAGCTTCACGCCGCTGGGCGGAATGATTCCGCAGGTCAACATGTTCCTGAACGACATCTTCGGCGGCCTGGGCGTGGGTTTCATCAACATGTTCCTGTTCGTGGTCCTGACGGTATTTATCGCTGGCCTGATGGTCGGGCGCACGCCGGAGCTGTTCGGGCGCAAGATCGAGGTGCGCGAAATGAAGATCGCCTCGCTGGTGATTCTGTTGCAGCCGCTGCTGATTCTGGGGCTGACCGCCGTGAGCCTCGCGGTGCCCAGCCTGACTGCCAACCTCAATCCCGGCTTCCACGGCCTGTCGGAAGTGCTGTACGCCTTCAATTCGATGTACGCCAACAATGGCTCGGCCTTCGCGGGGCTGGGCACCGGGAACAGCGTCTGGTACAACGTCGCCGGAGCCTGTGAACTGATTCTGGCCCGCTTCCTGCCGATCATCGGGCCGCTGGCGATTGCTGGCCTGCTGA is a window of Deinococcus sp. KNUC1210 DNA encoding:
- a CDS encoding HAMP domain-containing sensor histidine kinase yields the protein MCATHVRRPSGPQAWRPALSQATALSVTVFVVVLLLDTLTPARLVFGILFSAPIALSGLAGSPYATRLMIVLVMVGNVIAGSINAATTGGWNPYDIANRVLSLLAALLVGSLTLRFRAASNRAAQLELEEQRAVHEHALRQLLEAVSGPFDQAAFVERMAQAIRAFTGSRSVVVGGLQQATLRAPYAVSHGAHESEHGPPEHLPALNARLPAVYLTRPAGTGAVWGILGGEMLLARLPRPQQEDLLLIFDHPEIEVARLEEAIAVLGPQLERTHLQEEMQRQQARLEHHNTVIRDLVYAFSHDLRTPLMANALSMNNALKGAYGPLPEAYRETLTHGLHANQTLLDLAEKLLLVAKYEAGEPSPDPLPLDLRELALQVVAQVRPLAATQGIALETRAEVGLRVLGQKGELRRAIQNILDNAIKFSPPGGTVTLLLDRDTLGEQAELRIIDEGPGLSREGEARLFQRFRGGSGTSGLGGQGSSGLGLYLTRQVLQAHQGSVQYSRSPLGKTVFTLRLPVT
- the kdpF gene encoding K(+)-transporting ATPase subunit F; protein product: MTAMNSFLLVLVICVSAYLLYALIRPEKF
- the kdpA gene encoding potassium-transporting ATPase subunit KdpA — encoded protein: MTTFLTFGLTFLLAWPLGLYIARFMRGERTFLDVLKPLEHAFYRLMGVRFHPDGTAQGMDWKGYARALLFSNLLVGLAAFLIYVFQAGLPLNPDKVAGMPWYVALNTAASFITNTNWQNYSGQSQLSYLSQMVGITALQIMTPAAGMAVMFALLRGLMGGQGGQPGNLGNYFVDITRLTTRLLVPVAFVVALLLTWQGVPSTFSGAKTANLLQPQTVTVDNRQQTVSLQTIPVGPVAALVAIKQIGTNGGGWYGPNSAVPLENPTPLSNLIECISLILIPVALIFALGRFLRRPRFGVMILGIMSMLAAVLTFSAIMAERAPNAALRGLAAAGPNLEGKEVRFGADATALWASLTTSTSNGSVNGMHDSFTPLGGMIPQVNMFLNDIFGGLGVGFINMFLFVVLTVFIAGLMVGRTPELFGRKIEVREMKIASLVILLQPLLILGLTAVSLAVPSLTANLNPGFHGLSEVLYAFNSMYANNGSAFAGLGTGNSVWYNVAGACELILARFLPIIGPLAIAGLLSVKRVAPETSGTLRVDTPIFATTLLTVMLLLQLLNFAPALVLGGVSEQLVGTPAARPSGTPVSAALPTPGATK